The proteins below come from a single Roseiconus lacunae genomic window:
- a CDS encoding AGE family epimerase/isomerase, with the protein MKFDAERLNALITTYRLGLFEDTLPFWISHAVDHEHGGVMTCLDRDGTVIDTDKGVWQQGRFVWLLGELYNNVHQHRPWLELAQDGARFLEEYCVDRSDGRMWFQVTRDGKPIRKRRYAFSESFAAIAFGELAQATGEKRYANQAISCFERFVKHHTKRNQAESKFTAVRPTKSLAFPMIAIATARQLLDSIGYAKADHWITRSLDEIFRHFLKAEIRCVMETVGENGDIIDHFDGRTLNPGHAIEAAWFVMREGELRQDQELIATGCRMLDWMWQRGWDQMHGGILYFVDVNGLPVQEYWHDMKFWWPQCEAIIATLMAYRLTGDAKYATWHGQIHDWFHQHFPDADSGECFGYLHRDGTQSSRIKGNLWKGPFHIPRMQLMCLQMLQPDFKR; encoded by the coding sequence ATGAAATTCGATGCCGAGCGACTGAACGCTTTAATTACAACGTATCGATTGGGGCTTTTCGAAGACACACTGCCCTTCTGGATTTCCCACGCCGTCGATCATGAACATGGTGGGGTCATGACTTGCCTTGATCGCGACGGGACGGTGATCGATACCGACAAAGGCGTCTGGCAGCAGGGACGTTTTGTCTGGTTACTTGGAGAGCTGTACAATAATGTTCATCAACATCGGCCTTGGTTGGAGTTAGCGCAGGATGGTGCCAGATTTCTAGAGGAATACTGCGTCGATCGCTCCGACGGGCGAATGTGGTTCCAGGTCACTCGAGATGGTAAACCGATCCGCAAACGTCGTTATGCATTTTCGGAGAGTTTCGCAGCGATCGCATTTGGCGAACTCGCTCAAGCGACCGGCGAAAAGCGATATGCCAATCAAGCGATCTCTTGTTTCGAACGCTTTGTAAAGCATCACACAAAACGAAATCAGGCAGAGTCAAAGTTCACCGCAGTTCGCCCGACGAAAAGTCTGGCGTTTCCGATGATTGCGATCGCGACCGCGCGGCAATTGCTTGATTCGATCGGTTACGCCAAGGCAGACCATTGGATCACACGCAGTCTGGATGAAATTTTTCGCCATTTCCTAAAAGCGGAAATACGTTGTGTGATGGAGACCGTGGGGGAAAACGGCGACATCATCGATCATTTTGACGGTCGAACGCTAAATCCAGGGCATGCGATCGAAGCGGCCTGGTTTGTGATGCGTGAGGGTGAGCTGCGACAAGATCAAGAATTAATCGCGACCGGATGTCGAATGCTTGACTGGATGTGGCAACGCGGTTGGGATCAGATGCACGGCGGGATTTTGTACTTCGTCGACGTCAATGGTTTGCCCGTCCAAGAGTACTGGCATGATATGAAGTTTTGGTGGCCACAGTGCGAAGCCATCATCGCGACATTGATGGCCTACCGTTTGACGGGTGATGCGAAATACGCAACCTGGCATGGGCAAATCCACGATTGGTTCCACCAGCATTTTCCTGATGCCGATTCTGGAGAGTGCTTTGGGTATTTGCATCGCGACGGCACGCAAAGTTCTCGCATCAAGGGGAATCTATGGAAAGGCCCATTTCACATCCCAAGAATGCAACTGATGTGTCTGCAAATGTTGCAACCCGATTTCAAACGTTAG
- the asd gene encoding archaetidylserine decarboxylase (Phosphatidylserine decarboxylase is synthesized as a single chain precursor. Generation of the pyruvoyl active site from a Ser is coupled to cleavage of a Gly-Ser bond between the larger (beta) and smaller (alpha chains). It is an integral membrane protein.), whose protein sequence is MEDIVYFDRYAGQEKTELVYGDQALRWTYGTTMGRLALAAVVRRTFFSKWYGWRMDQPSTRSRIAEFVETYSLDADEFEKKVSEFESFNDFFARRLKSEARPIESSPDRFVFPADGRHLCVPDLSKAGGLFIKGKMFCLTTLLDDSELATRYQNGSLLLSRLCPTDYHRFHFPVDGKPGATRLINGPLYSVNPIALCKNIEILATNKRTITQLETPNLGTVLLLEIGATCVGSIRQTFSPGTAVCKGDEKGYFRFGGSSTITIFEPGRIQFDHDLVEQSSIQRELYAKMGDHAGQILA, encoded by the coding sequence ATGGAAGACATCGTCTATTTTGATCGATACGCCGGTCAAGAAAAAACAGAACTCGTTTATGGCGACCAAGCATTGCGCTGGACCTACGGCACAACGATGGGACGTCTTGCGCTTGCCGCCGTCGTCCGTCGAACTTTTTTTTCAAAGTGGTACGGCTGGCGCATGGATCAGCCATCGACCCGGTCACGCATCGCGGAGTTCGTCGAGACCTATAGTCTGGATGCCGACGAGTTCGAGAAGAAGGTATCGGAGTTTGAAAGCTTTAACGATTTCTTCGCACGTCGATTGAAGAGCGAGGCCCGTCCAATCGAATCTTCACCGGATCGCTTCGTCTTTCCGGCCGATGGACGACACCTTTGCGTTCCAGACCTGTCAAAGGCGGGTGGATTGTTTATCAAGGGCAAGATGTTTTGCTTGACCACATTGCTCGATGATTCGGAGCTGGCAACGCGGTATCAGAACGGAAGTCTGTTGCTATCGCGTTTGTGCCCTACCGACTACCATCGATTTCATTTTCCCGTTGATGGGAAACCTGGAGCGACGCGGCTAATCAACGGTCCACTGTATTCGGTCAATCCGATTGCCTTGTGCAAGAATATCGAAATCCTTGCGACCAACAAACGAACGATTACACAGCTCGAAACACCGAATTTAGGAACGGTGTTGTTACTGGAAATTGGGGCGACGTGTGTGGGGAGTATCCGCCAAACGTTCTCACCCGGAACGGCTGTCTGTAAAGGTGACGAGAAGGGGTATTTTCGATTTGGTGGTTCTTCGACAATCACGATTTTCGAACCCGGACGGATTCAGTTCGATCATGACTTAGTCGAGCAATCGTCAATTCAACGCGAACTGTATGCAAAAATGGGAGACCATGCCGGGCAAATCTTGGCATGA
- a CDS encoding sulfatase family protein, translated as MKEFANQWRTIWIAVYYVGSTFGLMLLGSVANAEQRPNVILLYTDDQSFASTGVTGNAQVHTPHMDRLANEGVLFTRHYNSTSICMASRASVMTGMYEYKTGCNFGHGPMHPETFEQSYPVLLRDAGYRTGFGGKFGFPISAGSSDSVGSYEVLPVDQFDAWAGGTGQTSYQTSKNQYLASYADRYPHSSRAYGAFAQDFVAECKTDQRPFCLTLFFKAPHRPFTPDPFFDDVYRDVQFERPSNYGRTAGKHLSLQARLGRQSLTFFRDMGFDSDHYQETMRKYHQLIHGVDYAIGMLRDALREHGVANNTVIILTSDNGFFCGSHGMGGKVLPYEEGSKVPLIIVDPREPGKGQQCDELTMTADIAPTILDLAGLQPPKQTDGISLVDFVRSPERTSDRQSIPLFQMWGAPTTYAMSVVTKTHKYIYWCCGRSMPPAEELFDLTSDPTEMINVVGEANQKAELEAMRSRYADQLSHLKQTAVPYNHYQPFGRLFDANITWEAKRDLVTEKMWKQYTSLPKQLGLRDEDYFDFETVLKAAERSIDGRRK; from the coding sequence ATGAAAGAGTTTGCAAATCAGTGGCGGACCATTTGGATTGCCGTCTACTATGTCGGTTCAACGTTCGGGCTGATGTTACTCGGGTCAGTTGCCAACGCGGAACAACGGCCCAACGTTATCCTGCTATACACAGACGACCAAAGCTTCGCATCGACCGGCGTCACCGGAAACGCTCAGGTCCACACGCCTCACATGGATCGCCTGGCCAACGAGGGCGTGCTATTCACTCGCCACTACAACTCCACATCGATTTGCATGGCGAGTCGTGCGTCGGTGATGACGGGAATGTACGAGTACAAAACGGGTTGCAACTTTGGCCACGGCCCGATGCATCCGGAGACGTTCGAGCAGTCTTATCCGGTACTGCTCCGTGATGCCGGGTATCGCACCGGCTTTGGCGGAAAGTTTGGTTTCCCGATCAGTGCAGGATCCAGCGACTCGGTCGGTTCCTACGAAGTCTTACCGGTCGATCAATTTGATGCCTGGGCAGGCGGCACGGGGCAGACGAGTTATCAGACGTCGAAAAATCAGTATCTCGCAAGCTATGCCGATCGATACCCGCACTCATCGCGAGCCTACGGCGCTTTCGCCCAAGACTTTGTCGCGGAGTGCAAAACGGATCAACGTCCCTTTTGTTTGACGTTATTTTTCAAGGCCCCGCACCGCCCCTTCACTCCCGATCCTTTTTTCGACGATGTCTATCGTGACGTGCAATTCGAACGACCGTCAAACTATGGAAGAACCGCGGGCAAGCACTTGTCGCTCCAAGCTCGACTGGGTCGACAATCGCTGACATTTTTCCGCGATATGGGCTTCGATTCTGATCACTACCAGGAAACGATGCGGAAGTACCATCAGTTGATCCACGGTGTTGACTACGCGATCGGAATGCTGCGAGACGCCTTGCGCGAGCACGGGGTGGCAAACAACACCGTCATTATCCTAACGTCGGACAACGGCTTCTTTTGTGGTTCGCACGGAATGGGTGGAAAGGTACTGCCTTACGAAGAAGGCTCGAAAGTTCCACTGATCATCGTCGATCCTCGTGAACCCGGCAAAGGTCAACAATGCGACGAACTGACGATGACGGCAGACATAGCGCCGACGATTTTAGATCTCGCTGGGCTTCAACCTCCCAAACAAACTGACGGAATCAGCTTGGTTGATTTTGTTCGGTCGCCGGAACGGACCAGTGACCGGCAAAGCATCCCACTGTTTCAGATGTGGGGAGCACCGACGACCTATGCAATGTCGGTGGTCACGAAAACACACAAATACATCTATTGGTGCTGTGGTCGATCGATGCCCCCCGCCGAGGAACTGTTCGATTTGACATCCGACCCAACCGAGATGATCAACGTCGTAGGTGAAGCGAACCAGAAAGCAGAACTTGAAGCGATGCGATCTCGTTATGCGGACCAGTTGTCACATCTCAAGCAGACGGCGGTGCCATACAATCACTACCAGCCGTTCGGCCGATTGTTTGACGCGAACATCACCTGGGAAGCCAAACGCGATCTGGTAACCGAAAAGATGTGGAAACAATACACGAGTCTGCCGAAACAGCTTGGACTCCGCGACGAAGACTACTTCGACTTCGAAACCGTTTTAAAGGCTGCCGAACGTTCGATTGACGGTCGTCGCAAGTAA